The proteins below are encoded in one region of Neoasaia chiangmaiensis:
- a CDS encoding mechanosensitive ion channel domain-containing protein encodes MQADAGTPIRSRSHPSRFIVARLLGLVAIAAMVSFQVGPAAAETPAKADATAAAPRLSNAQAQQLLGVLKDDTRRQQFITTLQNLTVAQEAAPAGAAKAPTADPKSLRPDGLGADLVGGLTSFGHSAGHQTQALFRTVVDFREIAPWTRQIERDPQAQARILQLLIRAAILIVVSGALFVLVRLALRKPRRKLEEAARIRSLHELVDERHDRQAAEAAANRDAAAESSAETASPATGAAPQESPALPPGTDSQAEDAPEKASRRVPVGDEIADDPEISEPEKIARNQAEIEEDRAARVRHQGALARLMLSIRRLPYTFGAFLLDLMPVAMVPLTALVVAAADPGATPATETALRDIALVAMIGGSAVAVARALLAPSHPWLRLLMISNWAAEYLFRWTRLLVIIGATGAAIIGLLGDCALPDAITTALAKVLALILHVSVAVMILRSRAHVMALCQRATRIGYASHALLLVGRVWWIAALFFDLSLWLVWAAEIRHGYAAIWEIFLRSVAALVIVRILSIATYGLLERAFRLAPDWAALTDDTKGRLSAYYPIARRILGVLTVLVTVLALAVAWGVPVRALFGPGGIGSRVASSTFTILVALTLAAVVWEIANLAMERHMKRVVDLEDGKVRVARIRTLQPMMRIILMVVLSVVIGLTVLSQLGINTGPLLAGASIFGVALGFGSQKLVQDFINGIFLLLENALTVGDAVTLNGTYGIVERLSLRTVHVRANDGSMNIFPFSSLGQITNYNRDFARAIIVAEVGYDVDTDDVVKAINDITAEMRADPDFKDLIIDDFQMWGVDSLNDSSVTVRGTLPTTTAGRWPVQRQFYRRMKKCFDARGITIPFPTRTLEIDGLEKLVNYRVPSGMDAAPPPKEAAEVQTGAASKQGE; translated from the coding sequence ATGCAGGCCGACGCCGGCACGCCGATACGATCGCGTTCGCATCCGTCACGATTCATCGTCGCCCGACTCCTTGGCCTTGTGGCGATTGCCGCCATGGTATCGTTCCAGGTCGGCCCGGCCGCGGCGGAAACCCCGGCAAAAGCCGATGCAACGGCCGCCGCGCCGCGCCTGTCCAACGCACAGGCCCAGCAACTTCTGGGCGTTCTGAAGGACGACACCAGGCGGCAGCAGTTCATCACAACGCTGCAGAATCTGACGGTGGCGCAGGAAGCCGCACCGGCCGGCGCCGCCAAGGCTCCGACGGCGGACCCCAAATCGCTGCGCCCCGACGGGCTGGGCGCCGATCTTGTCGGTGGACTGACCTCCTTCGGTCATTCGGCCGGCCATCAGACGCAGGCGTTGTTTCGCACGGTCGTGGATTTCCGCGAAATCGCGCCCTGGACGCGGCAGATCGAACGTGATCCGCAGGCACAGGCCCGCATCCTTCAGCTTCTGATCCGCGCGGCTATCCTGATCGTCGTGAGTGGCGCGCTGTTCGTGCTGGTGCGTCTGGCACTCCGCAAGCCACGCCGCAAGCTGGAAGAAGCCGCGCGTATTCGCAGCCTGCATGAACTGGTCGATGAACGGCACGATCGGCAGGCGGCGGAAGCGGCTGCCAATCGCGATGCAGCCGCCGAGAGTTCGGCTGAAACCGCGTCGCCCGCCACCGGCGCTGCGCCGCAGGAAAGCCCGGCCCTGCCGCCCGGCACCGACAGCCAGGCGGAAGACGCGCCGGAGAAGGCATCGCGTCGTGTTCCAGTCGGTGACGAGATTGCCGACGATCCGGAGATATCGGAACCGGAAAAGATCGCCCGCAATCAGGCGGAAATCGAGGAAGACCGCGCCGCGCGTGTTCGCCATCAGGGCGCCCTGGCGCGCCTGATGCTGTCGATCCGCCGGCTGCCCTACACTTTTGGCGCGTTTCTGCTCGATCTCATGCCTGTTGCAATGGTGCCTTTGACGGCGCTTGTCGTGGCTGCGGCCGATCCGGGCGCCACGCCGGCGACCGAGACGGCCCTGCGGGATATCGCGTTGGTGGCGATGATCGGCGGTAGCGCCGTCGCGGTGGCGCGCGCGCTTCTGGCCCCGTCGCATCCCTGGCTTCGCCTGTTGATGATTTCCAACTGGGCGGCGGAATACCTGTTCCGATGGACGCGTCTGCTGGTCATCATCGGCGCGACGGGGGCCGCGATCATCGGCCTGCTCGGCGATTGTGCCCTGCCGGATGCCATCACCACGGCGCTGGCGAAAGTTCTCGCGTTGATCCTGCACGTATCGGTTGCTGTGATGATCCTGCGCAGCCGTGCGCATGTCATGGCGCTGTGCCAGCGTGCAACACGCATCGGTTATGCGTCCCACGCGCTTTTGCTGGTCGGGCGCGTCTGGTGGATCGCGGCGTTGTTCTTCGATCTCAGCCTCTGGCTGGTGTGGGCGGCGGAAATCCGCCACGGGTATGCGGCGATCTGGGAAATCTTCCTGCGTAGCGTCGCCGCGCTGGTGATTGTCCGGATTTTGAGCATCGCCACGTATGGCCTGCTGGAGCGCGCCTTCCGGCTCGCGCCGGACTGGGCGGCTCTGACGGACGACACAAAGGGACGCCTGAGCGCCTACTATCCGATCGCGCGGCGTATCCTCGGCGTGCTCACCGTGCTGGTGACCGTGCTGGCGCTGGCGGTTGCCTGGGGTGTGCCCGTGCGGGCGCTGTTCGGTCCCGGCGGGATCGGCAGCCGGGTGGCCTCCTCGACCTTCACGATCCTGGTAGCGCTGACGCTGGCCGCCGTTGTGTGGGAGATCGCGAACCTCGCGATGGAGCGGCATATGAAGCGCGTTGTCGATCTGGAGGACGGCAAGGTCCGGGTCGCACGTATTCGTACGCTTCAACCGATGATGCGGATCATCCTGATGGTCGTGCTGTCTGTCGTCATCGGCCTGACGGTTCTCAGCCAGCTCGGCATCAATACCGGACCGCTGCTGGCGGGGGCATCGATCTTCGGTGTGGCGCTGGGCTTCGGTTCGCAAAAGCTGGTTCAGGATTTCATCAACGGCATCTTCCTGCTGCTGGAAAATGCGCTGACGGTTGGCGATGCCGTAACCCTGAATGGCACTTACGGCATCGTGGAGCGGCTTTCGCTGCGCACGGTGCATGTGCGGGCCAATGACGGGTCGATGAACATCTTCCCGTTCAGTTCACTGGGCCAGATCACCAACTACAATCGCGACTTCGCCCGTGCGATCATCGTGGCCGAAGTCGGCTATGATGTGGATACGGACGACGTGGTGAAGGCGATCAACGACATTACTGCGGAGATGCGCGCCGATCCGGATTTCAAGGATCTGATCATCGACGATTTCCAGATGTGGGGCGTGGACTCGCTCAACGATTCGTCGGTGACGGTGCGCGGCACGCTGCCGACGACGACGGCGGGTCGCTGGCCGGTGCAGCGCCAGTTCTATCGTCGCATGAAGAAATGCTTCGATGCGCGCGGCATCACCATTCCTTTCCCGACGCGAACGCTGGAAATCGACGGACTGGAAAAGCTGGTGAACTACAGGGTGCCGTCAGGCATGGACGCTGCGCCGCCGCCGAAAGAGGCGGCGGAAGTGCAAACCGGCGCGGCCAGCAAACAGGGCGAGTAG
- a CDS encoding Trm112 family protein, protein MTTELDPRLLSMLVCPVTKGPLQYDREAQELISPRAHLAYPVRDGIPVMLPEEARQLDN, encoded by the coding sequence ATGACGACCGAACTCGACCCCCGCCTGCTTTCGATGCTTGTCTGTCCCGTCACCAAAGGGCCGCTGCAATACGACCGCGAAGCGCAGGAACTCATCAGCCCCCGCGCGCATCTTGCCTATCCGGTGCGTGACGGCATTCCCGTCATGCTGCCGGAAGAGGCGCGCCAGCTCGACAACTGA